From one Phocoena sinus isolate mPhoSin1 chromosome 4, mPhoSin1.pri, whole genome shotgun sequence genomic stretch:
- the LOC116752621 gene encoding LOW QUALITY PROTEIN: cytochrome P450 2J6-like (The sequence of the model RefSeq protein was modified relative to this genomic sequence to represent the inferred CDS: inserted 5 bases in 3 codons; substituted 1 base at 1 genomic stop codon): protein MPMSEVPDHFGAPSTILSCPGSGSAPEQPLGRPLPPQLYDLFPWAFRRRLPGPHQEMFRYQKAVGGYICREISRXKLRTPEAPKEFISCYPAQITKAMDDPVSTFNEENLIQVVVDLFLGSTDTMATTLCWALIYVVQHGAIQERVQRELDAVLGTSRAIRYXDRELLPYMXPTVHEVQHLSSVVTADAVRQCVTSTHVHGRPVPKGTIILSNLASVLYNPECWETPXQFNPGHFLDKDGNFLVSEAFLPFSAGTGHRVCLGDQLARMELFLMFATLLRTFWFQLPEGSPGLRREYIFGGTRQPWPQEICAVPRLNCPNPVTGCEKCRSLPTQDRERSSRLSVSGKASKLGCPKPFFSTINLLVTASLSLKPQDSSPSPAVILVTPS from the exons ATGCCCATGTCAGAGGTTCCAGACCACTTTGGTGCCCCCAGCACCATTCTGAGCTGCCCTGGCTCAGGGTCAGCACCTGAGCAGCCCCTGGGCAGGCCTCTTCCCCCACAGCTGTATGATCTGTTCCCCTGGGCCTTCCGCCGCCGCCTCCCAGGCCCCCACCAGGAGATGTTTAGGTACCAGAAGGCTGTGGGAGGCTATATCTGCCGGGAGATCAGCAG CAAACTCAGGACACCTGAGGCCCCCAAGGAGTTCATCAGCTGCTACCCGGCCCAGATCACTAAG GCCATGGACGACCCTGTCTCCACATTCAATGAAGAAAACCTGATCCAGGTAGTGGTCGACCTGTTTCTGGGAAGCACCGACACCATGGCCACTaccctgtgctgggcactcaTCTATGTGGTCCAGCATGGAGCCATCCAGG AGAGGGTGCAGCGGGAGCTGGATGCGGTGCTGGGCACCTCCCGGGCCATCCGCTACTAGGACCGCGAGCTACTGCCCTACAT CCCTACCGTCCATGAGGTGCAGCACCTCAGCAGCGTCGTGACCGCAGATGCCGTGCGCCAGTGCGTGACCTCCACCCATGTGCACGGCCGCCCCGTGCCCAAG GGCACCATCATCTTGTCCAACCTGGCCTCTGTGCTCTATAACCCTGAGTGTTGGGAGACCC AACAATTCAACCCTGGCCACTTCCTGGACAAGGATGGAAACTTCCTGGTCAGTGAGGCCTTCCTGCCATTCTCTGCAGGTACTGGACACAG GGTGTGCCTAGGGGACCAGTTGGCTCGGATGGAGCTCTTCCTGATGTTTGCCACCCTCCTCAGGACCTTTTGGTTCCAACTGCCAGAGGGGAGCCCAGGGCTCAGGCGGGAGTATATCTTTGGGGGCACTCGGCAGCCCTGGCCCCAGGAGATCTGTGCCGTGCCCCGTCTGAACTGCCCCAACCCAG TGACTGGATGCGAGAAGTGCAGGTCCCTGCCAACACAGGACAGGGAAAGATCTTCCCGACTCTCTGTATCAGGTAAAGCCAGCAAATTAGGATGCCCCAAG